A stretch of Actinomycetes bacterium DNA encodes these proteins:
- a CDS encoding diacylglycerol kinase family protein, translating to MKSVPAARRVSAIVAMAAVVALIAIMVLALARHLLWLAAAIGCLGVAIAAAAYAVTRTGTRRLVATVVAVVALAAPLVLVVVYGQLLQLIVVIALVAIAGLATRYALGRDIKSLKSGPTPGLAVGPATRPVLLMNPKSGGGKVERFGLVEEARRRGIEPIVLAPGDDLLRLAEQAVAGGADVIGMAGGDGSQALVAGVAMRHDVAFVCVPAGTRNHLAMDLGLDRDDVVAALDAFGAAVERRIDLGMVGDRVFVNNATVGLYAKIVQSPAYRDHKVGTALELLPEMLGPDAAPFDLRFTGPDGTKHDSAHLIMVSNDRYELGRAEGFGSRRRIDTGSLGIVAARFQSGQDAARFARRQSFGRTRRPEGWLEWSDTSFEVRSGRPVEIGIDGEALLLDPPIRFRILPGALRVRLPRHAPGYSPAAAVSAKGWATITALLQTAAGRPVTIEP from the coding sequence ATGAAGTCGGTGCCGGCAGCACGCAGGGTGAGCGCGATCGTAGCCATGGCCGCGGTTGTTGCTCTGATCGCGATCATGGTGTTGGCGCTCGCCCGCCACCTGCTGTGGCTGGCGGCGGCGATTGGGTGCCTGGGGGTGGCCATTGCGGCGGCCGCCTACGCGGTCACCCGGACCGGCACCCGCCGGCTGGTCGCGACGGTGGTGGCGGTCGTGGCCCTGGCCGCGCCGCTGGTGCTGGTGGTCGTCTACGGCCAGTTGCTGCAGCTGATCGTAGTGATCGCGCTGGTGGCCATCGCCGGGCTGGCGACCCGCTATGCGCTGGGACGCGACATCAAGTCGCTGAAGAGCGGCCCGACCCCTGGCCTCGCCGTGGGGCCGGCGACACGGCCGGTCCTGCTCATGAACCCCAAGTCGGGCGGCGGGAAGGTCGAGCGGTTCGGGCTGGTCGAGGAGGCCCGCCGGCGCGGCATCGAGCCCATCGTGCTGGCCCCCGGCGACGACCTGCTCCGGCTCGCCGAGCAGGCTGTGGCCGGGGGCGCCGACGTGATCGGGATGGCTGGCGGGGACGGCTCGCAGGCGCTGGTCGCCGGCGTGGCAATGCGCCACGACGTCGCGTTCGTCTGTGTCCCGGCCGGTACCCGCAACCACCTGGCCATGGACCTGGGCCTTGACCGCGACGACGTCGTCGCTGCCCTGGACGCCTTTGGGGCGGCGGTGGAGCGGCGCATCGACCTGGGGATGGTCGGCGACCGGGTGTTCGTCAACAACGCGACCGTCGGTCTGTACGCCAAGATCGTGCAGTCCCCGGCCTACCGCGACCACAAGGTCGGCACCGCTCTGGAGCTGCTGCCAGAGATGCTCGGCCCCGATGCCGCACCCTTCGACCTGCGGTTCACCGGGCCCGACGGGACCAAGCACGACTCCGCCCACCTCATCATGGTCTCCAACGACCGCTACGAGCTGGGCCGGGCCGAGGGCTTCGGATCACGCCGGCGCATCGACACCGGCAGCCTTGGCATCGTCGCGGCCAGGTTCCAGTCTGGCCAGGACGCCGCCAGGTTCGCGCGGCGGCAGAGCTTCGGGCGGACGCGTCGGCCGGAGGGCTGGCTGGAATGGTCCGACACCAGCTTCGAGGTGCGTTCGGGCCGGCCGGTAGAGATCGGGATCGACGGGGAGGCGCTGCTGCTGGACCCGCCGATCCGGTTCCGGATCCTCCCCGGAGCGCTCCGGGTCCGGCTCCCACGCCACGCCCCCGGCTACTCGCCCGCCGCCGCCGTGTCGGCCAAGGGCTGGGCCACCATCACCGCGCTGCTGCAGACCGCCGCCGGCCGCCCAGTCACCATCGAACCGTGA
- a CDS encoding MBL fold metallo-hydrolase: MPDCPDDAECKAGRRRAEPTDDPTLVPFSESLDVMGDGSLVLLPTPGHTPGSISLLIRRTTRSPLLLVGDLTYGAELLERRQLPGVGVRSRLVQATEKVLALKQRMPDLVILPAHDPTAAQRLLES; this comes from the coding sequence GTGCCAGACTGCCCAGATGACGCCGAGTGCAAGGCTGGCCGGCGCCGCGCCGAACCAACCGACGACCCCACCCTGGTGCCGTTCAGCGAGTCGTTGGACGTCATGGGCGACGGCTCCTTGGTCCTGCTCCCAACCCCCGGCCACACGCCGGGCTCGATCTCCCTGCTCATCCGGCGCACGACAAGGTCGCCGCTGTTGCTGGTCGGCGATCTCACTTACGGGGCTGAGCTCCTGGAGCGCCGCCAGCTCCCAGGTGTCGGCGTCCGAAGTCGACTCGTCCAGGCCACCGAGAAGGTGCTGGCGCTGAAGCAGCGGATGCCCGACTTGGTCATCCTGCCGGCCCACGATCCCACCGCGGCCCAGCGCCTGCTGGAGAGCTGA
- a CDS encoding SRPBCC family protein translates to MTTFQNTVTIRRPVQDVFAFLADFQNIPTWNYAILQTRKTSPGPVGVGTTYRQIRSIPRRSEEGFEVTAFEPTSRLEIHGDIGPFTATSSYLLTPIGDGTRLTNAVDLQPASGALRLLAPLAASRVKTAVAANLDTLKQILETGQPT, encoded by the coding sequence ATGACAACGTTCCAGAACACGGTGACGATCCGGCGACCCGTCCAGGACGTGTTCGCGTTCCTCGCCGACTTCCAGAACATCCCGACCTGGAACTACGCGATCCTGCAGACCAGGAAGACCTCGCCTGGACCGGTTGGGGTCGGGACCACCTACCGCCAGATCCGTTCCATCCCTCGCCGGAGCGAGGAAGGCTTCGAGGTGACCGCCTTCGAGCCGACCAGCCGCCTGGAGATCCACGGGGACATCGGCCCCTTCACCGCGACCAGCAGCTACCTCCTTACACCGATAGGCGACGGGACCCGGCTAACCAACGCCGTCGACCTCCAGCCCGCCTCAGGGGCGTTGCGGCTGCTCGCTCCCCTGGCCGCCTCCAGAGTCAAGACGGCGGTAGCGGCCAACCTCGACACGCTCAAGCAGATCCTGGAAACGGGGCAGCCGACGTGA
- a CDS encoding SRPBCC family protein: protein MDINRDAPATAEGELQIAADPQTVFSVISAVDQWPSWNPDVRSVALQGPVQPGTVFRWKAGPSTLTSTLQVVDPPHQIAWTGTTMGIKAVHVFRFQANDGGTLARSEESWEGLLASLLRGYSRKTLDKGIHSVLSHLKTEAERRAATA, encoded by the coding sequence ATGGATATCAACCGGGACGCACCGGCAACAGCCGAGGGTGAGCTGCAGATCGCCGCCGACCCGCAGACGGTGTTCTCGGTGATCTCGGCCGTCGACCAGTGGCCGTCCTGGAACCCCGACGTCAGGTCGGTGGCGCTCCAGGGCCCGGTCCAGCCGGGCACGGTCTTCCGGTGGAAGGCCGGGCCAAGCACCCTCACCTCCACTCTCCAGGTGGTCGACCCGCCCCACCAGATCGCCTGGACAGGTACCACGATGGGCATCAAGGCCGTCCACGTGTTCCGATTCCAGGCCAACGACGGCGGCACGCTGGCGCGCTCCGAGGAATCCTGGGAGGGGTTGCTTGCCAGTCTGCTCAGGGGTTACAGCCGCAAGACCCTGGACAAGGGCATCCACAGCGTCCTGTCGCACCTCAAGACCGAGGCCGAGCGGCGAGCCGCGACGGCGTGA
- a CDS encoding YrdB family protein, translated as MSGLRGVTLTVRFLCELAMLAALAYWWFHAGNGVGAWVLGIGAPLVAAIIWGALVAPKARWPVSIPVRVVIELVLFSTAAGALALAGQPVLAVVLGVAALATSLLNASQERRAKADIQRR; from the coding sequence GTGAGCGGGCTGCGCGGCGTCACCCTGACCGTCCGGTTCCTCTGCGAGCTTGCCATGCTCGCGGCGCTCGCCTACTGGTGGTTCCACGCCGGTAACGGCGTCGGGGCGTGGGTGCTTGGCATCGGTGCACCGTTGGTTGCTGCCATCATCTGGGGTGCGTTGGTGGCGCCCAAGGCAAGGTGGCCGGTATCGATCCCGGTCCGGGTGGTGATCGAGCTGGTGCTGTTCAGCACCGCCGCGGGCGCCCTCGCGCTTGCTGGGCAGCCGGTGCTGGCCGTCGTCCTCGGCGTCGCCGCGCTCGCCACCTCGCTGCTCAACGCGTCGCAAGAGCGCCGAGCAAAGGCCGACATCCAACGCCGCTAG
- a CDS encoding MBL fold metallo-hydrolase, translating into MTDVRITHIGGPTALIEVDGWRLLTDPTFDAPGRRYAFGWGSRSRKLTGPAIAASDLAPIDAVLLSHDHHGDNLDTAGRALLPSAGVVLTTVSGARRLGGNAHGLEPWATTPLEAPAKPPIEVIATPCRHGPPLSRPIAGDVTGFALRWDGQEHGVLWITGDTVLYDGVRQVADRLQVDTALLHLGGVRFPVSGPVRYTMTAKDAVALCRLVRPRTAIPIHYEGWTHFRQGRAAVEREFATAPADLRERIRWLPIGVEVKVAV; encoded by the coding sequence ATGACCGATGTCCGCATCACCCACATCGGCGGCCCGACGGCCCTGATCGAGGTCGATGGGTGGCGGCTGCTGACCGACCCGACCTTCGACGCCCCAGGCCGGCGGTACGCCTTCGGCTGGGGCTCGAGGTCGCGCAAGCTGACCGGACCAGCGATCGCCGCCTCCGACCTCGCCCCGATCGACGCGGTGCTGCTCAGCCACGATCACCACGGCGACAACCTCGACACCGCCGGACGCGCCCTGCTTCCATCGGCGGGCGTCGTCCTCACCACCGTCTCCGGCGCCAGGCGACTGGGCGGGAACGCCCACGGCCTGGAGCCATGGGCGACCACACCTCTCGAGGCGCCGGCGAAGCCGCCGATCGAGGTCATCGCCACGCCGTGCCGCCACGGCCCGCCGCTGAGCCGCCCCATCGCCGGTGACGTGACCGGCTTCGCGCTGCGATGGGACGGTCAAGAGCACGGCGTGCTGTGGATCACCGGCGACACGGTGCTCTATGACGGTGTCCGCCAGGTCGCCGACCGCCTCCAGGTCGACACCGCGCTGCTGCACCTGGGCGGCGTGCGCTTCCCGGTGTCGGGACCGGTGCGCTACACCATGACCGCCAAGGACGCCGTCGCCCTGTGCCGCCTAGTTCGTCCGCGGACCGCCATCCCGATCCACTACGAGGGCTGGACCCACTTCCGGCAAGGACGAGCCGCCGTCGAGCGCGAGTTCGCGACCGCGCCAGCCGACCTCCGCGAGCGCATCCGATGGTTACCCATCGGCGTCGAGGTCAAGGTCGCCGTGTGA
- a CDS encoding alpha/beta hydrolase, with translation MSTGSTTPDTIVLIHGFWVTPRSWEHWITRYQRRGYRVLAPAYPGFEVEVEALNADPSPIEAVTVPAIIEHLELVIRELESPPILMGHSAGGVFTQVLLDHGLGAVGVAINSAPTEGVPVVPLSQIRSTFPVLKNPANRHRAVGFTFEQWHYAFTNTFAEEKSRALYERYAIPASGRIFWGSALANIHPGHDDNYVNYHNDDRAPLLFISGSEDHLMPPSVQRSNAKHYKSDTVTEVVEFEGPHLLPAQDGWEEIADYALEWAVRHAVRSSK, from the coding sequence ATGAGCACCGGCTCGACCACCCCTGACACCATCGTCCTGATCCACGGCTTCTGGGTGACCCCGCGGAGCTGGGAGCACTGGATCACCCGCTACCAGCGCCGCGGCTACCGCGTCCTCGCCCCGGCCTATCCCGGGTTCGAGGTCGAGGTCGAGGCGCTCAATGCCGACCCGTCGCCGATCGAGGCGGTCACGGTGCCGGCGATCATCGAGCACCTTGAGTTGGTGATCCGGGAGCTCGAGTCGCCGCCCATCCTGATGGGCCACTCCGCCGGCGGGGTGTTCACCCAGGTCCTGCTCGACCACGGCCTGGGGGCGGTGGGGGTGGCGATCAACTCGGCCCCGACCGAGGGCGTCCCCGTGGTCCCCCTGTCGCAGATCCGGTCGACGTTCCCCGTGCTCAAGAACCCTGCCAACCGCCATCGGGCGGTCGGGTTCACCTTCGAGCAGTGGCACTACGCGTTCACCAACACCTTTGCGGAGGAGAAGTCCAGGGCGTTGTACGAGCGCTACGCCATCCCGGCGTCGGGGCGGATCTTCTGGGGAAGTGCGCTGGCGAACATCCACCCCGGCCACGACGACAACTACGTCAACTACCACAACGACGACCGCGCGCCGCTGCTGTTCATCTCCGGCAGTGAGGACCATCTGATGCCACCGTCGGTGCAGCGGTCCAACGCCAAGCACTACAAGTCGGACACGGTCACTGAGGTCGTGGAGTTCGAGGGACCACACCTGCTCCCCGCCCAGGATGGCTGGGAGGAGATCGCCGACTACGCGCTGGAGTGGGCCGTGCGCCACGCGGTGCGGAGCAGCAAATGA
- a CDS encoding alpha/beta hydrolase: MGFIAAGDGAQIYYKDWGIGEPVVLSHGWPLNSDSWEAQMLLLASNGYRCIAHDRRGHGRSTQTWDGNNMDTYADDLATLIETLDLREVTLVGFSTGGGEVARYIGRHGTGRVAKVALVAAVPPFMLRTPDNPGGVPVEVFDGLRAGSSADRSQLYRDLADGPFFGGNRPGANPSQGMRDAFWLRCLQAGHRNAYECIAAFSATDFRKDLDAFDVPTLVIHGDDDQVVPFEVGGKASAARINGATLEVYPGAPHGITDTHKEQLGNDLLQFLMRTA, from the coding sequence ATGGGGTTCATCGCAGCCGGGGACGGCGCGCAGATCTACTACAAGGACTGGGGCATCGGAGAGCCGGTCGTGCTCAGCCACGGCTGGCCGCTGAACTCCGACAGCTGGGAAGCCCAGATGCTGCTCCTCGCCTCCAACGGCTATCGCTGCATCGCCCACGACCGGCGAGGGCACGGCCGGTCCACCCAGACCTGGGACGGCAACAACATGGACACCTACGCCGACGACCTCGCTACGCTGATCGAAACCCTCGACCTGCGTGAAGTGACCCTGGTCGGCTTCTCCACGGGTGGAGGAGAAGTCGCCCGGTACATCGGCCGCCACGGCACCGGGCGGGTCGCCAAGGTCGCGCTGGTCGCGGCGGTGCCACCGTTCATGCTCCGGACCCCCGACAACCCGGGAGGCGTGCCGGTCGAGGTGTTCGACGGCCTCCGCGCGGGCTCCAGCGCCGATCGCTCCCAGCTCTACCGGGACTTGGCCGACGGCCCATTCTTCGGCGGCAACCGCCCCGGCGCAAACCCATCGCAAGGCATGCGCGACGCGTTCTGGCTCCGGTGCCTGCAGGCGGGCCACCGCAACGCCTACGAATGCATCGCCGCGTTCTCGGCGACCGACTTCCGCAAGGACCTGGACGCCTTCGACGTGCCCACACTCGTCATCCACGGCGACGACGACCAGGTGGTGCCGTTCGAGGTGGGAGGCAAGGCCTCCGCCGCGAGGATCAACGGCGCCACCCTCGAGGTCTATCCGGGGGCGCCGCACGGCATCACCGACACCCACAAGGAGCAGCTCGGCAACGACCTGCTCCAGTTCCTCATGAGGACAGCATGA
- a CDS encoding AAA family ATPase, giving the protein MALLGREPERAALDALVASARQGLSAVLVLRGQAGIGKTALLDDVAASAQDMQVMRVAGVEAESDFPFAALHRLLLPFLRDLRGFPTSQRNALQVACGLVDGPAADRHLVSLATLSLLAEVASQTPVLCCVDDAQWLDRESADALAFVARRMYADSIGLVFAIRGEATEFTALDGLPARTVPGLSPQHALDLLHAVVQGPLDTRIANHIVTATAGNPLALIDLAQELSTHQLIGGTLLPQPLPIGSHLEAHYLKQVRTLPPGTERWLLLAAAEAAGDAGYISQAATGLGIDPGAADPAETARLVTLRPDVEFRHPLVRSAIYNGATTTERRSAHRALATATTRPGDEDRRAWHLAAASTGPDEDLAAELERSAQRAGSRGGYSARATFLARAAELTPNQPARARRLLAAAEAALAAGAPLQANSLLDSIDPDLLDDISRGRSLMVRAAALSVLGEPGAQPRVAAICLAAAAAFGEQAPDLARDTLLRAFQYAIAAEHLIRDTTTHEIAEAALAHTRASGASSLPDLLLTGLATLVVDSYQAAVPYLRTAIAALTASETADDEILLHCITAVSACTVLWDERSRDDILRRAAAIARRTGALQVLDILLYCLSLSETTLGRLASADAYLIEAQQMRSAIGATADLVEIYRSPELLAWHGDDKQLREKLQRSLEASTALGMGASESVARIGLITLEIGSGNYTEACTIARQLIDMDVIHIHSRLLPELVESALRSGNRILAETALHSLSAKATASGTPWALGLQARSEALLAPPNHAEPLYQKAIHQLEQTMARSDLGRAHLLYGEWLRRQKRRRDAREHLRAALAMFEDMQAAVFADRARQELAATGEYARQRSVETATDLTPQEATIAKLARTGATNPEIAAHLFISANTVDYHLRKIFRKLDITSRRQLKRALPD; this is encoded by the coding sequence ATGGCCCTGCTAGGTCGCGAACCGGAGCGCGCGGCGCTCGATGCCTTGGTGGCGTCGGCCCGTCAGGGGCTGAGCGCAGTACTCGTGCTTCGGGGTCAGGCGGGCATCGGCAAGACCGCACTCCTCGACGACGTCGCCGCGTCGGCGCAAGACATGCAGGTCATGCGGGTCGCCGGTGTCGAAGCAGAGTCAGACTTTCCGTTCGCGGCGCTGCACCGCCTGCTCCTACCGTTCCTGCGCGACCTGCGCGGCTTCCCCACCTCCCAGCGCAACGCCCTCCAGGTCGCATGTGGCCTCGTGGACGGCCCGGCGGCGGACCGCCACCTCGTCAGCCTGGCGACCCTGTCACTGCTGGCCGAGGTCGCGTCGCAGACCCCGGTGCTGTGCTGCGTCGACGACGCCCAATGGCTGGATCGGGAGTCGGCCGACGCACTGGCGTTCGTCGCCCGGCGGATGTACGCCGACAGCATCGGCCTGGTATTCGCTATCCGCGGTGAAGCCACCGAATTCACCGCCCTGGACGGGCTGCCGGCTCGCACCGTGCCAGGCCTCTCACCCCAGCACGCGCTGGACCTGCTCCACGCCGTCGTCCAGGGGCCGCTGGACACGCGGATCGCCAACCACATCGTGACCGCCACGGCCGGCAATCCACTGGCGTTGATCGACCTCGCGCAGGAACTGTCGACCCATCAGCTCATCGGTGGCACCCTCCTGCCCCAACCGCTCCCAATCGGCAGCCACCTGGAGGCCCACTACCTCAAGCAGGTACGGACCCTCCCACCCGGGACAGAACGGTGGCTTCTCCTCGCGGCAGCGGAGGCGGCCGGTGACGCCGGCTACATCAGCCAGGCAGCCACCGGTTTGGGAATCGACCCGGGGGCGGCCGATCCGGCGGAGACCGCACGACTTGTCACGCTCCGCCCCGACGTCGAATTCCGGCATCCACTGGTCCGCTCCGCGATCTACAACGGCGCCACCACGACCGAACGCCGAAGCGCCCACCGCGCGCTGGCCACGGCCACCACCCGACCAGGCGATGAAGACCGGCGAGCATGGCACCTCGCGGCCGCCTCGACCGGACCCGACGAAGATCTGGCGGCCGAACTGGAACGGTCCGCCCAACGGGCGGGAAGTCGAGGCGGGTACTCGGCCCGCGCCACCTTCCTCGCCCGTGCGGCCGAACTAACTCCGAACCAGCCGGCCCGCGCCCGGCGACTCCTCGCAGCGGCCGAGGCGGCTCTCGCCGCCGGAGCACCACTCCAAGCCAACTCACTGCTGGACAGCATCGACCCCGACCTGCTCGACGACATCAGCCGGGGACGGTCGCTCATGGTCCGCGCCGCAGCGCTCAGCGTGCTGGGCGAACCCGGCGCCCAGCCCCGGGTGGCCGCGATCTGCCTAGCGGCCGCAGCCGCCTTCGGCGAGCAGGCACCCGATCTCGCCCGAGACACGCTGCTGCGGGCATTCCAATATGCCATTGCCGCGGAGCACCTCATCCGCGACACAACGACGCATGAGATTGCCGAGGCGGCATTGGCCCACACCCGCGCGTCCGGCGCATCGTCGCTGCCCGATCTGCTGCTCACCGGCCTGGCCACGCTCGTCGTGGACAGCTACCAGGCAGCGGTACCGTACCTTCGTACGGCCATCGCCGCGCTGACGGCGTCAGAGACCGCCGACGACGAGATCCTGCTGCACTGCATCACCGCTGTCAGCGCCTGCACCGTCCTCTGGGACGAACGGTCCCGCGACGACATCCTCCGCCGTGCCGCGGCCATCGCCCGCAGGACCGGTGCGTTGCAGGTCCTCGACATCCTCCTGTACTGCCTGTCGCTGTCCGAAACGACCCTCGGCCGGCTCGCCTCCGCAGACGCCTACCTGATCGAGGCGCAGCAAATGCGATCCGCGATCGGCGCAACCGCCGACCTGGTAGAGATCTACCGCAGCCCCGAACTGCTCGCCTGGCACGGCGACGACAAGCAGCTCCGCGAGAAACTGCAGCGCTCCCTGGAAGCCTCCACCGCACTCGGAATGGGCGCGAGCGAGTCGGTAGCACGGATCGGCCTCATCACGCTGGAGATCGGCAGCGGCAACTACACCGAAGCCTGCACGATCGCCCGGCAACTGATCGACATGGACGTCATCCATATTCATTCCCGGCTGCTCCCGGAACTGGTCGAGTCCGCGCTGCGTTCCGGAAACCGGATCCTTGCCGAGACCGCCCTGCACAGCCTGTCTGCCAAGGCCACCGCGAGCGGCACGCCCTGGGCGCTCGGCCTCCAGGCCCGATCCGAGGCGCTCCTCGCGCCTCCCAATCATGCAGAGCCCCTCTACCAGAAGGCGATCCATCAGCTCGAGCAGACCATGGCGCGATCAGACCTCGGCCGCGCCCACCTCCTCTACGGGGAGTGGCTGCGACGTCAGAAGCGACGCAGGGACGCCCGCGAGCACCTACGCGCCGCCCTGGCAATGTTCGAGGACATGCAAGCCGCCGTCTTC